The following coding sequences lie in one Anomaloglossus baeobatrachus isolate aAnoBae1 chromosome 7, aAnoBae1.hap1, whole genome shotgun sequence genomic window:
- the ARL5A gene encoding ADP-ribosylation factor-like protein 5A — MNEVVHTSPTIGSNVEEIVVNNTRFLMWDIGGQESLRSSWNTYYTNTEFVIVVVDSTDRERISVTREELYKMLSHEDLKKAGLLVFANKQDVKECMTVAEISQFLKLTSVKDHQWHIQACCALTGEGLCQGLEWMMSRLKSR; from the exons ATGAATGAAGTCGTTCACACGTCTCCGACAATCGGCAGCAACGTGGAGGAGATAGTGGTGAATAACACAAGGTTTCTTATGTGGGACATCGGCGGTCAAGAATCTCTGCGCTCCTCGTGGAACACGTATTATACCAACACAGAG TTTGTAATAGTGGTGGTGGACAGCACGGACAGAGAGCGGATCTCAGTGACCAGAGaggagctgtataaaatgttatctcACGAG GACCTGAAGAAAGCCGGACTGCTGGTCTTTGCAAATAAACAAGATGTGAAGGAGTGCATGACGGTCGCCGAAATCTCCCAGTTTTTGAAGTTGACGTCGGTAAAGGATCATCAGTGGCACATACAGGCCTGCTGTGCGCTCACTGGAGAGGG CCTTTGCCaaggactggagtggatgatgtcgAGACTAAAATCCAGATGA